The nucleotide sequence GAGGAGGTCGTCCGGCCGATCCTGGAGGAGTCGGGCCTCGTCGCGGGACGCGACTTCAGCCTGGTGTACTCGCCCGAGCGCATCGACCCGGGCAACGACGAGTTCGGACTGCGGAACACCCCGAAGATCGTCGGCGGGCTCACCGAGAGCTGCCGGGACCGGGCCGCAGCCCTCTACGGGAAGATCGTCTCCAAGGTGGTGCTCACCTCCGGGCTGCGCGAGGCCGAGATGGCGAAGCTGCTGGAGAACACCTACCGCAACGTGAACATCGCACTGGTCAACGAGATGGCCATCTTCTGCGACGAGCTGGGCATCGACCTGTGGGAGACCATCGAGGCCGCTGCCACCAAGCCGTTCGGCTTCCACAAGTTCCTCCCCGGGCCGGGCGTGGGCGGGCACTGCATCCCGGTCGACCCCTCCTACCTGTCGCACACGGTCCGCAAGCTGGGCTACGCCTTCCGGCTGGCCGAGACCGCGCAGGAGATCAACGGGCGGATGCCGAAGTACGTCGTCAGCCGCCTGCAACGGGCCCTCAACCGGGAGCGGAAGTCGGTGAACGGCGCCCGGGTGATGCTGCTCGGGGTGACCTACAAGTCGGACATCGCCGACGACCGGGAGACCCCGGCCCTGCCGCTCGCCCGCGAGCTGCGCAAACTCGGTGCCGAGCTGTGCTTCGCGGACCCCTACGTGCGCAGCTGGGCCGTCGACGGGGTGCCTGTTCCCGCGGTCGAGGCTCCGCTGCACGCGGTCGGCGACTGCGACGCCGTGGTGCTGCTCCAGGCGCACTCGGCGTTCGACCTCAAGGCCATCGCGCAGCGGGCCCGGCTGGTGCTGGACACCCGGGGGCTGATGGCACGGCACCAGAACGTCGAGCGGCTCTGAGCCGTCGACGCCGTACCCGCGGCGGACAGCTGGTCCCCGCAACCTTCCCTGCACACCACTCACGGAACTTCCCTGCACACCACTCACGAAAGACGAGCGAGACGATGACGGTCACCTGGTCACAGCAGCGCATCCTGGTCCTCGCGCCACATCCCGACGACGAGATCCTCGGCTGTGGTGGACTGATCCACAAGGCGAAGATCGCCGGCGCCGAGGTCTTCGTCCAGTTCCTCACCGTCGGGCACACCACCGACCGGTCCTCGTCGGTGAGCACCACGCCGGAGCAACGCAACGTCGAGATCGAGCGGGTCGCGGACCACCAGAAGTGGGACGACTGGCACATCGCCTTCCCGGGCGACGAATACCACCTGCGGCTCGACCGGATCCCGCGGGTCGAACTCGCGAACATGATCGAGCAGCGGAGCCCGCTCTCCATCGCCGAGCTGCGCCCGACGGTGGTGATCGCACCGCACCGGACCAGTTACAACCAGGACCACCAGGCCGTGGCGGAGGCCGCGCACACGGCGATGCGGCCGTCCAACGGCCGGGTCCGGCACCACCCCGCGCTGGTCCTCGGCTACGAGGAGGCGGCGGACCAGTGGCGGTACGATCCGGCTCCGATGCCCAACCTGCTGGTCGAGCTCGCCGAGGAGAACCTGGAGAGCAAGCTGGAGGCGCTGCGGCTGTACGCCACCCAGATCCACGAACACCCGCACACCCGCTCGGAGCAGACGCTGCGCAGCCTCGCCGTACTGCGCGGCATGCAGGCCGGCGTAGCGCTGGCCGAGGGCTACCACATCATGCGCAACCTGGCCTGACGGCCTGCCGGACCGGCACGCCGTCCTTCCCGCACCGTCGAAAGGAACCCATGAAAACTCTCGTCACCGGGGGCGCCGGGTTCATCGGCTCCCACCTATGTGAATTCCTGATCGGCCAGGGCCACGAGGTCACCGTGCTCGACGACCTCTCCACCGGTTCGGCGGCGAACATCGCCGGCCTGGTGGAGGCCGGGGCGGTACGCCTCGTGCAGGGGTCGATCCTCGACCCGGCCGTGGTGGGCGAGTGTGTCCGGGGCAAGGACGCGGTCTTCCACCTCGCCGCCGCCGTCGGCGTACAGACCATCATCGACAGCCCGCTGCACTCGCTGCGGGTCAACCTGCACGGCACCGAGAACGTCGTCGAGGCGGCGGTGGCGCACGGGGTGCCGTTCAGCGTCGCCTCGACAAGTGAGGTGTACGGCAAGAACGACGCCGACGGGCTCACCGAGGACTCGGACCGGATCCTCGGCTCGCCGCTGCTCAGCCGCTGGTCGTACGCGGCGGCCAAGGGCCTCGACGAGCTGGTGGCGCACACCCGGGCGGCCGAGACCGGCACCCCGTGCGTGACCTACCGGCTGTTCAACGTCGTCGGCCCCCGACAGACCGGCCGGTACGGCATGGTGCTGCCCCGGTTCGTCGCGCAGGCGCTCGCCGACGAGCCGATCACGGTGTACGGCGACGGCACGCAGCGCCGCTGTTTCGGTGCGGTGCAGGACGTGGTACCCGCGATGGTGAAGCTGCTGCACACCCCGGCGGCGTACGGCAGGGCGGTGAACCTCGGCGGCCGCCAGGAGATCACCATCAGCGGGCTGGCGGAGCTGGTGAAGGAACTCACCGGCTCGACCAGCGAGATCAGCCTGGTGCCCTACGACCTCGCCTACGGGGCCGGCTTCGAGGACATGCGCCGGCGCATGCCGGACCTGTCGCTGGCCCGGGAACTCATCGGGTACACGCCCCGGTACGACCTCACCGACATCGTGCGGTCGATCACCGACGACATCGCGCAGCGGCAGCGGGTCAGGCAGCCGGTCTGACCGGAGAGGACGGTGCCGGCGGGCAACGGGCCGGGCGGGCCGCGCGGTGGCGGCCCGCCCGGTCGGTGGTCAGCCGGTGTGGCCGGGCCGGCGGTCAGCCGGTCTGGCCGACCCTGTCGACCACGGCGACGGCCAGCACCGCCGAGGTTTCCGACATCCCGAGGAAGGCGTAGGTCTCCGGGTGGAAGACCAGGACGATCTCGCCCGCCCCTGCGGTCGACGGCCAGGCGATCCCGACGCCCGTCCGGCCCGCGCCGTCCGTGACGCCCTCGACGGCACGCAGGCCCGGCACCGTGGCGGCCGCCTCGTAGAGCGCCGCCCGGGACTGCGGTCGCAGGTAGCTGTCGGCGAGATCGAGCACGTCCTTGCCGGCGGCGTTCACCGAGCCGGGTTCACCGCTGCCGTGCTCGGCCAGGTAGCTCCGCATCCCGGCGACGTCGGTGGGCAGGTCCGCAAGGTACCCGGGCTGCGGGGTGCACTTCTCCGTCTGGCCGGCGACCACCTCGTTGCCCTTCATCACGGCGGCCCGCCCGTTCCGGCAGCCCGGCAGGATTGCATCCGTGCGCTTGCCGGCGGACGTCTCTCTCGACAGGCCGTCCCGGGTGCCGTCCACCGACAGCCAGCTCTCCGAGGTGGCCGGGCCGTCCTGGGCGCGCCGGTAGATGAACTGGTCGGGCCGGGGGGCGACGTCGGGCAGTCGGAGCGCCGCCGCCGCCGCGTTCCGCAGCACCTGGGTGGCGTCGGCCCGGGCGGCCGGCACGTCGCCGCCGAGCCGGTCGGGAGCGAGCACGAGTACCGCCGCGACCGCCGCGGCGACCCCTGCCGCCATCACCGAGCCGAGCGCGAGCCGCCAGTTCCGCCAGGTCGAGCGCCGGTTCCTCGCCGTGACGGGGGAGGATTCCCTCGACGCGGCCGGTGACGTGTTCTCCCGGCGGACGGGCGGCGGTTCCGACAGAGCCGGCGATGCGGCGGTCGCCATGGCCATCAGCCGGTTACGGGCCGGCGCCAACTGTTCGGGCGACGCCGGCGGGATCTCGGCGTCCAGCTGTTGGACCAGTCGCAGTTCATCCATTGTGGCGGGTCTCCTCGATGGTGTTCGTGGGGTCGCTGCCGAGCACCTCGCGGAGCAGCTTCCGGGCGCGGTTGAGCCGGGACCGCACGGTGCCGACCGGGATCGCCAGCGCGGCGGCCACCTCCTCGTAGCTCAGGTCCGCCCAGGCGGTCAGCAGCAGCACGTCGCGGTCGCCGGTGGAGAGCGTGGCCA is from Micromonospora sp. WMMD1102 and encodes:
- a CDS encoding NAD-dependent epimerase/dehydratase family protein; protein product: MKTLVTGGAGFIGSHLCEFLIGQGHEVTVLDDLSTGSAANIAGLVEAGAVRLVQGSILDPAVVGECVRGKDAVFHLAAAVGVQTIIDSPLHSLRVNLHGTENVVEAAVAHGVPFSVASTSEVYGKNDADGLTEDSDRILGSPLLSRWSYAAAKGLDELVAHTRAAETGTPCVTYRLFNVVGPRQTGRYGMVLPRFVAQALADEPITVYGDGTQRRCFGAVQDVVPAMVKLLHTPAAYGRAVNLGGRQEITISGLAELVKELTGSTSEISLVPYDLAYGAGFEDMRRRMPDLSLARELIGYTPRYDLTDIVRSITDDIAQRQRVRQPV
- a CDS encoding PIG-L deacetylase family protein → MTVTWSQQRILVLAPHPDDEILGCGGLIHKAKIAGAEVFVQFLTVGHTTDRSSSVSTTPEQRNVEIERVADHQKWDDWHIAFPGDEYHLRLDRIPRVELANMIEQRSPLSIAELRPTVVIAPHRTSYNQDHQAVAEAAHTAMRPSNGRVRHHPALVLGYEEAADQWRYDPAPMPNLLVELAEENLESKLEALRLYATQIHEHPHTRSEQTLRSLAVLRGMQAGVALAEGYHIMRNLA
- a CDS encoding nucleotide sugar dehydrogenase; amino-acid sequence: MTESTEESFRVTYDLAVVGLGYVGMPLLREAVGAGLRIVGIDTDAARVELLNSGRSYIDDISKDDLGEMLAAGFTATTDPSLLARSAAIVICVPTPLNDDHAPDLSAVRSAARMVASYLMPGTLVALESTTYPGTTEEVVRPILEESGLVAGRDFSLVYSPERIDPGNDEFGLRNTPKIVGGLTESCRDRAAALYGKIVSKVVLTSGLREAEMAKLLENTYRNVNIALVNEMAIFCDELGIDLWETIEAAATKPFGFHKFLPGPGVGGHCIPVDPSYLSHTVRKLGYAFRLAETAQEINGRMPKYVVSRLQRALNRERKSVNGARVMLLGVTYKSDIADDRETPALPLARELRKLGAELCFADPYVRSWAVDGVPVPAVEAPLHAVGDCDAVVLLQAHSAFDLKAIAQRARLVLDTRGLMARHQNVERL
- a CDS encoding CU044_5270 family protein, whose translation is MDELRLVQQLDAEIPPASPEQLAPARNRLMAMATAASPALSEPPPVRRENTSPAASRESSPVTARNRRSTWRNWRLALGSVMAAGVAAAVAAVLVLAPDRLGGDVPAARADATQVLRNAAAAALRLPDVAPRPDQFIYRRAQDGPATSESWLSVDGTRDGLSRETSAGKRTDAILPGCRNGRAAVMKGNEVVAGQTEKCTPQPGYLADLPTDVAGMRSYLAEHGSGEPGSVNAAGKDVLDLADSYLRPQSRAALYEAAATVPGLRAVEGVTDGAGRTGVGIAWPSTAGAGEIVLVFHPETYAFLGMSETSAVLAVAVVDRVGQTG